The following DNA comes from Candidatus Krumholzibacteriota bacterium.
TCTTCTCGATCATGGACAGACAGGACTTTCCGTAGCTTTTGATATGCCGACGATCATGGGATACGATTCGGATCACAAAAGATCGGAAGGTGAAGTCGGAAGATGCGGAGTAGCAATAGATTCACTGCGGGACATGGAGATCCTTTTCGATGGAATAGACCTTGCCGGAATAACAACATCGATGACGATCAACGCTCCCGCTTCGATTCTGCTCGCTTTCTATCTTTCAGCCGGAGAGAAAAAAGGAACCTCGCTGGGCAGCATGGGAGGGACGATACAGAATGATATCCTCAAGGAGTATATCGCCCAGAAATCGTGGATATTCCCACCCGGGCCGTCGATGAGGATCATCACCGACATACTCGGTTTCTGCAGCGATCACGTTCCCAGGTGGAACACGATCAGCATAAGCGGATATCATATCCGGGAAGCCGGATCGACAGCGGTCCAGGAACTGGCCTTCACTCTTGCCGACGGTTTCGCCTATGTGGAAGCGGGAATAGCCGCCGGGCTCGATGTCGACAGGTTCGCTCCGAGACTCTCTTTCTTTTTCAACGCCCATCTCGATTTCTTCGAGGAGATAGCCAAGTACAGGGCGGCGAGAAGGATCTGGGCAAAGAGAATGAAGGAAAAATACGGAGCAAAAGATGAACGTTCGCTTCTGCTGAGATTCCATACCCAGACGGCAGGATGTTCCCTTACGGCCCAGCAGCCCGAAAACAACATCGTGCGGACAGCTTTCCAGGGATTATCGGCCGTACTTGGCGGTACGCAGTCTCTGCATACCAATTCGATGGATGAGACCCTCGCGCTTCCTTCCGAGAAAGCCGTCAGGATAGCCCTGAGGACGCAGCAGATAATCGCCCACGAGACCGGGGTGATCAATACGGCGGATCCCCTTGCGGGAAGTTATTTCATTGAGGCTCTTACCATGGAGATGGAAGAGGAAGCGGAAAAATATTTCAAAAAAATAGATGAGTTCGGGGGAGTAGTCAAAGCGATAGAAGAAGGGTTTTTTCAGAAAGAAATCGGAAAGGCGGCGTACGAATATCAGAAAGCGGTTGAAGCGAAAAGAAAGATCATAGTCGGGCTCAACGAATTCGGACTCGAAGGCGAGACGATAGATATCCCCCTTCTGAAGATCGACCAGAAGGTGGAAGAATCACAGCGCAAAGCGGTCGGCAGGGTGAGAGAGGAAAGGGATAACGACAAGGTGGAGAGGGAGCTCGAATCGCTCGAAAAAGCAGCCAGAGGAAATGACAACCTGATGCCGCATATCATCCGGTGCGCGAAGTGTTACGCGACAGAAGGTGAGATTATAGAGACCCTGAAAAAAGTTTTTGGCGAGTATCGCGAACCGCTGTTCTATTGATTCCGCGATACGGCGTGTCTGTAAGGAGGAAAGAAAAGATGTCAAGAAAAGTAAGAGTCCTCGTCGCGAAACCCGGACTGGATGGACATGACCGGGGAGCAAAAGTCGTGGCGAACGCTTTGAAAGACGCCGGGATGGAGGTCATATATACCGGTCTTCACCAGACGCCGGAAATGATAGCCGAATCGGCGATACAGGAAGATGTCGACGTGGTAGGGCTCAGCATCCTGTCAGGAGCGCATATGACGATGTTTCCGAGGGTGATGGAACTTCTAAGGGAGAAGGGTGCCGAACATATAATCGTTTTCGGAGGCGGTATCGTACCGGTCGAGGACGTCGAAAAGCTTGAAAAGTCCGGAGTTTCGAAGATATTCGGGCCGGGGACTGACACGCGCGACATAATTGATTATATTAATTCGGTATTCGCGGAATGATCTGACCGCGATCGCGTCGGGAAGCGGGGGCAGATATTGCCGGTCCGCGCCGGACAGCGGGAAATGGATATTAAAATAGTGTTGAACAACTCAAGAAGGAGGAACGGTAGATGAGCGAAGTAGTGATCGCCGGCGCGGTGAGGACCGCGATGGGTAAATTCCAGGGAGGATTATCTTCCTTTACCGCGCCCCAGCTCGGGGCAAAGGCGATAGAGGAAGCAGTAAAAAGAGCGGGGATCGAAAAAAGCCTGGTCACTGAAGTAATCATGGGCAATGTGGTGGGTGCGGGGCTGGGGCAGAATCCCGCGCGCCAGGCGGCTCTCGGTGCAAAACTGGATTTCGCGGTCTCGGCTCTTACCGTGAACAAGGTATGCGGTTCAGGGTTGAAAGCGGTTGTACTCGGTACGCAGGCTCTGAAACTCGGTGATGAGGAGATCGTAGTCGCCGGTGGGATGGAATCGATGAGCAACGCTCCGTATATCCTTCGACAGGCCAGGACGGGGTACCGTCTTGGTGACGGGAAGATAGTGGATACGATGGTGTACGATGGCCTGTGGGACGCCTATAACGATTTTCATATGGGTAACACGGGGGAGATCACGGCCGAAAGGTATGGCGTATCCCGCAAGGAGATGGACGAATACGCTTATAACAGCCACCGTAAGGCGGTCGCGGCGATCAAATCGGGAAAGTTCAAGGACGAGATCTTCCCGGTCGAGGTCCCGGTAAGAAAAGGTGA
Coding sequences within:
- a CDS encoding methylmalonyl-CoA mutase family protein, whose translation is MDKKKIYEEQKKKYEEEYSSRGLQDIEFTTVSGAPVRKLAVPEDIEGIDYSDDLGFPGQYPYTRGVYPTMYRGRFWTMRQFAGFGTASDTNQRYHYLLDHGQTGLSVAFDMPTIMGYDSDHKRSEGEVGRCGVAIDSLRDMEILFDGIDLAGITTSMTINAPASILLAFYLSAGEKKGTSLGSMGGTIQNDILKEYIAQKSWIFPPGPSMRIITDILGFCSDHVPRWNTISISGYHIREAGSTAVQELAFTLADGFAYVEAGIAAGLDVDRFAPRLSFFFNAHLDFFEEIAKYRAARRIWAKRMKEKYGAKDERSLLLRFHTQTAGCSLTAQQPENNIVRTAFQGLSAVLGGTQSLHTNSMDETLALPSEKAVRIALRTQQIIAHETGVINTADPLAGSYFIEALTMEMEEEAEKYFKKIDEFGGVVKAIEEGFFQKEIGKAAYEYQKAVEAKRKIIVGLNEFGLEGETIDIPLLKIDQKVEESQRKAVGRVREERDNDKVERELESLEKAARGNDNLMPHIIRCAKCYATEGEIIETLKKVFGEYREPLFY
- a CDS encoding cobalamin B12-binding domain-containing protein: MSRKVRVLVAKPGLDGHDRGAKVVANALKDAGMEVIYTGLHQTPEMIAESAIQEDVDVVGLSILSGAHMTMFPRVMELLREKGAEHIIVFGGGIVPVEDVEKLEKSGVSKIFGPGTDTRDIIDYINSVFAE
- a CDS encoding acetyl-CoA C-acetyltransferase → MSEVVIAGAVRTAMGKFQGGLSSFTAPQLGAKAIEEAVKRAGIEKSLVTEVIMGNVVGAGLGQNPARQAALGAKLDFAVSALTVNKVCGSGLKAVVLGTQALKLGDEEIVVAGGMESMSNAPYILRQARTGYRLGDGKIVDTMVYDGLWDAYNDFHMGNTGEITAERYGVSRKEMDEYAYNSHRKAVAAIKSGKFKDEIFPVEVPVRKGDPVIFDTDEGPRAEVSIETMGKLKPVFKKDGVITAGNASQISDGASALVLMTDTKASKLGIEPVARVTGYATGGLEPELVMMAPTVAVPKLLKKTGMKLDDFDLIELNEAFAVQPCAVMKNLGMDPEKVNINGGAVALGHPIGCSGTRILVTLIHALMHTGGKKGLATLCLGGGNAVALSIEML